The Glycine soja cultivar W05 chromosome 8, ASM419377v2, whole genome shotgun sequence genome has a window encoding:
- the LOC114424164 gene encoding agamous-like MADS-box protein AGL29 — protein MGRRKIEIAEVKDPNTRQVTFSKRRSGLFKKANELSILCGVEIAMVVFSIGNKPYSFGHPSVDVVATKFLQQATTNSNDDAQGKNNNNPNSNEVVDGDNMERLNQQLSNLQAQILEEEKKGARHDERLKQHEVTQVSQYAELQGSCLELQRKVKDNVDAIEVSEYSDEDSSIMGYTFVRGTSVSECLADYGVFEGGDLEIVTPERITLEREKSIGYAGIRLYS, from the exons ATGGGTCGTCGTAAGATTGAAATTGCGGAGGTGAAAGACCCTAATACGAGGCAAGTCACATTTTCCAAGCGTCGATCAGGCTTATTCAAAAAGGCAAATGAATTGTCCATCTTGTGCGGAGTAGAAATTGCTATGGTTGTGTTCTCTATTGGAAACAAACCTTATTCTTTTGGGCACCCAAGTGTTGATGTTGTTGCAACCAAGTTTCTTCAACAAGCGACAACCAATTCAAATGATGATGCACAgggaaaaaataacaacaacccTAATTCGAATGAAGTTGTTGATGGTGACAACATGGAAAGGTTGAATCAACAATTGTCTAATCTTCAGGCCCAAATactagaggaagaaaagaagggTGCGAGGCATGATGAGAGACTAAAACAACATGAAGTGACACAAGTCTCTCAATATGCAGAATTGCAAGGTTCTTGTTTAGAGCTCCAACGTAAGGTGAAGGACAATGTTGACGCAATCGAGGTATCAGAGT ATTCAGATGAGGATTCATCCATTATGGGCTATACTTTTGTAAGAGGAACAAGTGTGTCTGAGTGCTTGGCTGATTATGGGGTTTTTGAAGGGGGTGATTTGGAAATTGTAACACCTGAGAGAATCACACTAGAAAGAGAGAAATCCATAGGTTATGCAGGCATTAGACTATACAGTTGa